One stretch of Actinacidiphila sp. DG2A-62 DNA includes these proteins:
- a CDS encoding ABC transporter permease, with amino-acid sequence MIPFVLRRVVQAVLVLLALAAVLYAVFYLAPGDSARLACGPKCSTAQVDQIRVQMGLNDPVYQQFWHFLQGVLTGHTYSTGTGTLHCPAPCLGQSYRSGELVTHIIAQKLPATASLAVGAMVLWLVIGLGTGIASALRRGGVTERLLTGFTLVGVATPVFITGIVLLLVFCSWLQWLPYPSYVSLTDDPQQWAWNLLLPWLALALVEAAKYARLTRSAMLETLAEDHIRTFRAYGVSERALVWRHALRGALAPVIALSALDLGTIFGGALLTETLFGIPGLGQQLVQAVQSKDLPIVVGIVLVMGLAVVVANAVADVLYAIADRRVVLA; translated from the coding sequence GTGATCCCGTTCGTGCTGCGCCGCGTCGTCCAGGCGGTGCTGGTCCTGCTGGCGCTCGCCGCCGTGCTCTACGCGGTCTTCTACCTCGCCCCCGGCGACTCCGCGCGGCTGGCCTGCGGACCCAAGTGCTCCACCGCCCAGGTCGACCAGATCCGCGTCCAGATGGGCCTGAACGACCCGGTCTACCAGCAGTTCTGGCACTTCCTGCAGGGCGTGCTGACCGGCCACACCTACAGCACCGGCACCGGCACCCTGCACTGCCCCGCGCCCTGCCTCGGCCAGTCCTACCGCAGCGGCGAACTCGTCACCCACATCATCGCCCAGAAGCTGCCGGCCACCGCCTCGCTCGCCGTCGGCGCGATGGTGCTGTGGCTGGTCATCGGCCTGGGCACCGGCATCGCCTCGGCGCTGCGCCGCGGCGGCGTCACCGAGCGGCTGCTCACCGGCTTCACGCTGGTCGGCGTCGCCACCCCGGTCTTCATCACCGGCATCGTGCTGCTGCTGGTCTTCTGCTCCTGGCTGCAGTGGCTGCCCTACCCGTCCTACGTCTCGCTCACCGACGACCCCCAGCAGTGGGCGTGGAACCTGCTGCTGCCGTGGCTCGCGCTGGCCCTGGTCGAAGCGGCCAAGTACGCCCGGCTGACCCGCTCGGCGATGCTGGAGACGCTCGCCGAGGACCACATCAGGACCTTCCGCGCGTACGGCGTCAGCGAGCGCGCGCTGGTCTGGCGGCACGCCCTGCGCGGCGCGCTCGCCCCGGTGATCGCGCTGTCCGCGCTGGACCTCGGCACGATCTTCGGCGGCGCGCTGCTCACCGAGACGCTCTTCGGCATCCCGGGCCTGGGCCAGCAGCTGGTGCAGGCCGTGCAGTCGAAGGACCTGCCCATCGTCGTCGGCATCGTGCTGGTGATGGGCCTGGCCGTGGTGGTGGCCAACGCCGTCGCCGACGTGCTCTACGCGATCGCCGACCGGAGGGTGGTGCTGGCATGA